The Chitinophagales bacterium genome contains the following window.
ACTGCTGCATCAAAGCAGGTAACAGACCAAAGTGTTCTCGGGTGATGTGAAATCTTTCGGTGACGGCAAGCCAGCGGTTGCGCGCTGAATAGCCGCCTTCCAGAAAATAACAAAAGGGAATATTCAGAAAAAGGGTGGTGCGGCACTGCTTTAGCACACGAATGCTCCAGTCAATATCATTGGCAATTTTCCATTTCAAATTAAATTCCGGTGCCAGTGATTTTTTTACAATCATGCTTTGATGACAAATTACCATGCCGTTTATAAAACTGCGGGCGGTTAATTTCCCCTGTGGCGGGATGGGCTTATGCCATTTTCTTTCGTTCCCGTTTTCATCAATGCGTACAACATTGCCGTAGATGAAGTCTTCATTATGGCTGTCTCGGAAAATCTGCTTTACCGTTTGCGGACCATAAATACGGTCGCCCGCATTCATAAACCACAGGTAATCACCGGTAGCCATGCGCATACCCTTGTTCATGGCATCATACAAGCCTTGGTCAGGTTCGC
Protein-coding sequences here:
- a CDS encoding glycosyl transferase encodes the protein MAGNNPKLSIITVCFNAEQFLERTIESIVSQTYPHLEYILVDGGSTDGTLSVIKKYERHIGRWHSEPDQGLYDAMNKGMRMATGDYLWFMNAGDRIYGPQTVKQIFRDSHNEDFIYGNVVRIDENGNERKWHKPIPPQGKLTARSFINGMVICHQSMIVKKSLAPEFNLKWKIANDIDWSIRVLKQCRTTLFLNIPFCYFLEGGYSARNRWLAVTERFHITREHFGLLPALMQQFKIAGQVIKRGSLS